The DNA region CTGGCTCATTGATTTTGGCGGTAGTTATACCCCGGGCTGGGTTGACGAGGATAAGCAGGAGACTGTGGAAGGAGACCGGCAGGGTGTGCAAAGGATTGATGCTTGGCTTACTAAATGGTCCCGCCAGCCGGTTACTCGTATTAAGCGGagtggtgaaggggaggggaggaggcaggGAGGGAgtgttgaggggggtaaggaggaggggttgtgaGAGTAATGAAGGGGCGATGGGATGCGAAGTTGATACATGTTGGTTGGAATGGACCCACCAGAGCGCGGCGCTCTGGGGTCTCAGCGACTTCGGGTAAGACAGCCACTAATTTACACTGCATCCGCTGACCGAAACAGCAAAACACAGATCGCGCTCGAATATGCCTACCGCCGGAGCCGCGACCCGGCCTGCTCGGTGTTCGAGGTCCACGCCGACAACGAGGCGACATTTACGCAGGACTTCAAGGTGATTGCGAAGAGGCTGGGCTTGGACCTGTGAAAGCAGCTACCCACGTACCCTAAAGGAAAACGAGCAGGAAACTTACAACCTTGCGCTTACAACCATGGCCTTCAATGTCCACCGTATTTCGAATTCCACGGTTTACGACAATTGCGCCAATATGCACATCGTCATTCAAAGCACCTCCTGATTCCCGGTTTGTACAAGCCCTGCCCTGAGGAGCGCTGGGCTGAGGCCGGAGCTACCTTCTTTGCCGTGGAAGGCTCAGGAAAGCGGATATTCAAGGGGGCTCTCATGGGCGAGTATGGTCCTCAGAGTTTGATATTGGGGGAagttgtcgttgttgaagGATTCCATACGAATATTTCTGAGCAACGCTTGAGGGAGCGTAGTATGTAGTATTGTGGTGCGGATCGAGCATTGCTGAACAACTGAACGAAGATTAAGTAATTGGAAACCCATCACAACTTAGTCTTTACCGAATACAAACCTATTTCTGCTTATTCTTATACAAGACCCTCCCAGACTTCGGGAGAGCTCGGAAGCACTGTGGCACGCCGGAGCGGGGCAGCTTGGAGCGGAGGCGCCTCACAAGCGAACTTTATACCAGAAACATTACACCGATTCTGTCTAGAAAGGTTCAGGAATACGTGACTTACTTAATTTCCAGACTCATAGGCACGACGTCTTCCAGCTTGAAATTATCCTGGTGCACCCAGGTCGACAAATCAAGAACATACAAGATGCGATTGGGGTGGTCTGGAGACGTACTCCCTCCCTCCGTTCTCCGTGATCGGCCGGCGGCTCAGCCCGCTTAGCCTGGCACAGTCACTGCTTAGGTAAAGCGGCGGGTTACTCAGGTCGAAAGACGGAAATGGAATTTGGTGCGGTTCATATTCGTCACCGACTTTAGGGGAATCTATAGAAATTAAATGGGCAGCCCTTACCGAAACTGATAGGTCtaaaagaaaacagaaatGCGTTCAATTGTGTTTTGGAGACCTTTCAATTATTTTGAAGTATATGTGAACTATCTTTGAAGCCATAGCAATAAACTATCATTTAGCTCGTACAGAGTTTCTTGGGAGGGATCCCAAATATTTTGCAGGACATATAGAGTACCCTTAAAGGCATATGAACTCAAGTATCTTTAAAGGCTtgtccatcatccccaaaggCAGATTAACTATCATGAAAGGCCTAAACATAAAAGGAGAATTCATCGATACCTGTCAACTTGATTctactcctcccccttttcaacATCCAGGTGTAGAATGAGTTCAATCCATTCACCGCGGGACCGGCCTTAGACCAACTATGTGTCATCCTATGTACGAACAGATTCCTTCCATCACTGAGCTCCACAAACCCAAGGCCTTCAACAGTATTCTAGTCCCAGAAAACTCAGCCGGACTTCCGGTACAAGTCAATCACCTGACAGTGGAAGTAGCTGTATGGCTCAAGAGGCCGTGAGATGAATGCCTGGTGGGAGTCGGGGAACAACTGGTTGTAATAGACAGACCAGGCATGATTCGACATATCTACCCTGAGCCTGTTGTCCCTGCGGCGGTGAGGAGAAATGTGGGTGCCAATGTTGCTAGAATTTAAGTCAATGTGTCCGTAGGTTCTCTCTAGAATTGAGTGTATTCGTCCGAGTGCTGAAGTTACGTCAGTCATTTATGTTTTGTTCGTACTGctattatcatcatcatcatcaggaTCGGCCCATGGAGGTGGTACTTACATGCCAGCGCCAAGGGGCCTTGCAAAGGCGTTGGCAAACCATCTCGTAGGGTCTCCGGGGGAAGATATCCACTTTCGGGGTTATCTCGAAAGACGAGACTTGGCAAAGGCCCAGTGCATTTAACATCTCCACTTCCAAACCATATAAACCCTCCACGAAAGCCTGTGCCGAAAGCATGCATTTCCCACGCAGCCCAGTATTATCCAACACATTCAACAGGCAAAGCAATATCTCCAATCTAATAAATGCTCTCTTCATACAGGCGATCTCTTCTTCAGAAAGGTGCCACCTTCAAGCCCTAGAGTCACTACCAGAAATTTGGGACAGGATTGCAAGAAAGAACGAAAGTCGACTTGATCGCATTCATGAGAACGCCTCATATCGACCGTATTGGGGCGTTTCGAGAGCTCCACCAGGTGCTGCTGTCTGTCCAACACGTACCCTATAAAACGAGAGGTTACTTCCCCAATTCGACAAAGGTTGAAGTACACTCTCGGAGTTCGCAGAGATGAGGCACCAGCGCTGTCTATGTTGGCACCCAAGTAAATGTCCTCAAAGTTCTTTGCTTCCATACCAATAGAAAAGGGGCTGTAAAGAGGTTCGGGGAAACTCTTCGCGCGCTCAGAGAGCCGAATCAGGGTAACAGCCGCTTCTGTTCCCTGGGGAGATAGGCTGAGCTTAGCCCGACGGAGGACATGATAGCCAGAGATGTAGGCCTGTAACTGCTTGCTTGTGCGGGTCAGGATCTCAATTTCTTCCACGGTGCAGTAGCCCAGCACATTGTCCATTGTCAGAGTGACATTCGTGAGAGTCAAGAGTACCGATGATTGGGTCGCCATATTGAGGTGGTTGGTCAATCGATGTATCGCTGAGATTGGCGAAATATTGATGGGGATCTGGTAGCTGCGCGTTGAGGAAAGTTGCTTCGAGGTAATTGAGTATTGATGAGGAATCGCCGGAATAAATAGGTAGAAAAGTGATGTGTGATGGCAAGATTGGAAAGCAGGTGGGTTGCCACATGGTCGTGATTGACGGTAAGTGCAACCAAAGTTaacggtggtgggggcaGGAAAGCGTGGAAGGGATGAAAACTTCTCGTAGAGATAGGGTCCCCATTGGTCGTTGAAACAACGGCAACAGTGTGTTTGATAAAGTAGTACGTATCCTTTTCAAGTTAACACTTATCCCAAAGACTGCCCCTTGGTCAATGTGATTGATAGGCCCCCCAGACATGAATCTTGTCCTACTCACGAGCCCCATGTGTTACCTCAGACATCATGCCTCTCGTAAGAACACATGGTTGCGTGAAAGGTCGTTCCGTGGTCTGGCCTCTGCCATCAGTGCCTATATCTATCGCCACCTTCCCTATCCAAGATAGAAATCTTTCTCCCCGGGTATCATTCGCACCAGAATTGAACTCCCAACGCAAACCCGCAAGAAAAGTATAACAGAAGCCCtgcaacacacacaaaaTTTTGCAACAAACAATAAAACAGTCGTTATAGGCGCCTTAGACCGTCCCCCTGACTACGTCCCCGAGGCCCTGTCCCTCGAACCAGACCAAACGTCATCTTCTTCTACCAATTCTGGTGGGGCCAGAAAAGACAGCGGTGGAAGCAAAGACAGCAGTGGAGGGAATAGCTCATCTGTTTCTGGTGGCAGTAGCTCGAAGTAGCCAGTTTGGAGAACTTTGTTATCCATGGCAATGGTGGGTGGATATCATGAAGGAAGGGCTATCGGATAGCTATCTGTCGACGGGATTTGAGGATTTGATGAAGAAATAGTTGAAATTTGAGAATGCAGTTCCTTGAAAAGCCACCTTGTGATTACCTACTTCCTTGAAATCAATGAGATTTTCCCAATGTTCCCCTTCAGGAGGGGAAGGCTACCACCTAGCGAAAATGCTCCCAACGAGAGCAGGTTCAGGCGGCAGAATTTGATCAGAGTGGTTCCATGCAATTTGAGCATAGGCGACGTTCTTGCTGCTCCATTTTACAAGTACGCGGTGGTATCGTTGCGGGTAGTCTCGCATGTCCGAATAAGGGCAGGAATATCTTTGGAGCGTAAGTTTGCAAGTATCTCGCACATCACCAAGTAGGGCATGCCGATGATAGTCAGGGCTACGGGGACATTAAAAGGTCTCCCGGTTTTTACGGTGATAGCGTAACTCATGTTGACTGAGCTACGATCTTGTTTCAAGTTGATACTATGTTGCAATACCGAAGCAAGCTGAAAAGTTGTGGTCGCGAAATTGGTCTCAAAAGAAACACTAGAATTTCTGCTATGTACCAAAGCCAAACGATGAGAGACCATGGTAAAATCCTGGGCGGCTGTAGCGTGTCGAGCGCTGGCAGAAAACATAGTTTCTAGGCAAGTCAGCTGTGAAGAATAGAATGGTATACTAACTAATCTTCGAGATTTCATCAACCAATTTGGGACAATGGAAAAATTCCAATTCCAACAGTAAGCAAGGTTCGTGCTCAGCCTTGTGGGGGCATGTTGATGAGACAAGCGTGTAGGGCGGCTGGCAGCTGCCAATCAGCCGCAGTTTCAGGCAGCCAAGGCGAGGCGTGGCCGCAGTTTATCCGCAACAGTTAGTCCAAATAGCCAGGTTGCACGTGCAAAGCCAATTTCAACGTCGCaactcaacctcctcacacTCACCACTTTGCATCAATTGACAaggccatcaacaccaccacctcatgTCGTTATGGCTCACCAACCCAACTCCCACGCCCAAGGGCAATACATGCAGCAGCAATTCACCCTCCAGGCCCAACTCCCCCAGCAGAATCACatgcaacaacaacaacaacaccctctccaacaagtCCACCAATCCCttcaaccccacccccacccccaaccccaacccccgtctcaaacccccccccgccccaacTTCCAAatgtccctcctcccacccccccaagaCCGCCTCTACCCCgacttcaccaccctcctcaccgacgTCAAATCCTTCGCCCGCACCCAAGGCTACGCAGTCGTCATcggctcctccctcaaccgcGACTCAGAAGGCAACTACCGCCGCTACAACCTCTCCTGCGCCAAAGGCGGCAAGTCCTACGCCTCCCACTCCAAAGGCATCCGCAACACCCGCTCCACCAAGACCGGCTGCCCCATGCGTATGAAGGCCGTGCAGGAAAAGGCCCACCCCTACGACGACAAGTGGCACGTCGTCGTCCAGTGCGCAGAGCACAACCACGAGCCGTTCACCGGCGAACCCGGTGTGAGCGTGCCGGCGCAGTTCAGAAAGATTGAGCCGGATGGGGCGAGGTGGCTGATGATTATGCACCGGGAGGCGCAGCTGACGTTGAGGCAGCTGACGATTGGGATTAGG from Podospora pseudopauciseta strain CBS 411.78 chromosome 6, whole genome shotgun sequence includes:
- a CDS encoding hypothetical protein (COG:K; EggNog:ENOG503PQ0G), producing MAHQPNSHAQGQYMQQQFTLQAQLPQQNHMQQQQQHPLQQVHQSLQPHPHPQPQPPSQTPPRPNFQMSLLPPPQDRLYPDFTTLLTDVKSFARTQGYAVVIGSSLNRDSEGNYRRYNLSCAKGGKSYASHSKGIRNTRSTKTGCPMRMKAVQEKAHPYDDKWHVVVQCAEHNHEPFTGEPGVSVPAQFRKIEPDGARWLMIMHREAQLTLRQLTIGIRISFGEKYQYVKKSDVRNMLAKMKREEERKAAQLAAQQGLPSNVPYTIIPQQHQPPPPPPVSVQQMPALPEGMHVPDPDLESDDDEVEDL